The proteins below come from a single Dermatophilaceae bacterium Soc4.6 genomic window:
- a CDS encoding RNB domain-containing ribonuclease: MASRVLRYRTSTPVAATAALPDAGALVARFRAIREEQGVPRDFPPAVLAEAERAAASAVLPDRDETAVPYCTIDPVGSMDLDQALHIERAGEGFRVRYAIADVPAFVMAGGAIDVEARRRAVTVYAPDERAPLHPPQLSEGAASLLPGVVRPAFVWDLALDAEGEVTRTDLYRAVVRSTDRLDYRRVQEAVDAGTDDRRLVLLREVGQRRIELERRRGGASLPLPEQEVSQDADGDYVLSFRPPVPAEDWNAQLSLMTGMAAAGIMLDGGLGLLRTMPDPDPAAVARFRRQAGALGVEWPSGQAYGELLRGLDRTNPQHLALVHEATALFRGAGYTPFDGAPPSPSTHAAVAAPYAHVTAPLRRLVDRFGLVVCEALARGAEVPGWAREALPLLPELMRSGGHQASAVERAITDAVEAAVMSAHVGQTFPAVVVEPGRKGAVVVQLSDPAILGQAQGSAEPGAEVHVRCEGADVSSGTVALRLV; this comes from the coding sequence ATGGCCTCGCGCGTCCTGCGGTATCGCACCTCGACCCCCGTGGCGGCCACGGCCGCCCTGCCCGACGCGGGCGCGCTGGTGGCACGCTTCCGGGCCATCCGCGAGGAGCAGGGGGTGCCGCGCGACTTCCCGCCCGCGGTGCTCGCGGAGGCCGAGCGGGCCGCGGCGTCGGCCGTCCTCCCCGACCGCGACGAGACGGCCGTGCCCTACTGCACCATCGACCCGGTGGGCTCCATGGATCTCGACCAGGCCCTGCACATCGAGCGGGCCGGTGAGGGTTTCCGGGTGCGCTACGCGATCGCCGACGTGCCGGCGTTCGTCATGGCCGGTGGCGCCATCGACGTCGAGGCCCGCAGGCGGGCGGTGACGGTCTACGCGCCCGACGAGCGGGCGCCTCTGCATCCTCCGCAGCTCAGTGAGGGAGCGGCCAGCCTGCTCCCAGGGGTCGTTCGTCCGGCCTTCGTGTGGGACCTGGCCCTCGATGCCGAGGGTGAGGTCACCCGCACCGACCTCTACCGGGCGGTGGTGCGCAGCACCGACCGCCTCGACTACCGCCGCGTGCAGGAGGCGGTCGATGCCGGCACCGACGACCGGCGCCTGGTCCTGCTGCGTGAGGTGGGGCAGCGGCGCATCGAGCTCGAGCGGCGTCGCGGGGGGGCGAGCCTGCCGCTGCCCGAGCAGGAGGTCAGCCAGGACGCCGACGGCGACTACGTGCTCTCCTTCCGGCCGCCGGTGCCCGCCGAGGACTGGAACGCCCAGCTGTCGCTGATGACCGGCATGGCCGCGGCCGGCATCATGCTCGACGGGGGCCTCGGACTGTTGCGCACCATGCCCGACCCCGACCCGGCCGCGGTGGCGCGGTTTCGTCGGCAGGCCGGTGCGCTCGGCGTCGAGTGGCCGTCGGGGCAGGCGTACGGCGAGCTGCTGCGCGGCCTCGACCGCACCAACCCTCAGCACCTGGCGCTCGTGCACGAGGCGACCGCTCTCTTCCGCGGGGCGGGGTACACGCCTTTCGACGGGGCGCCCCCGTCGCCGAGCACGCACGCGGCGGTCGCCGCGCCGTATGCCCACGTGACCGCGCCGCTGCGTCGTCTGGTCGACCGCTTCGGGCTGGTCGTCTGCGAGGCGCTCGCCCGCGGAGCCGAGGTGCCCGGCTGGGCCCGCGAGGCGCTCCCGCTGCTGCCCGAGCTCATGCGGTCCGGCGGGCACCAGGCGTCGGCGGTGGAGCGGGCCATCACCGACGCGGTGGAGGCGGCGGTGATGTCGGCCCACGTGGGGCAGACCTTCCCCGCGGTCGTCGTCGAGCCGGGCCGCAAGGGTGCGGTCGTCGTGCAGCTGAGCGACCCCGCCATCCTCGGCCAGGCGCAGGGCAGTGCCGAGCCGGGCGCCGAGGTGCACGTGCGGTGCGAGGGCGCCGACGTCTCGAGCGGCACGGTCGCGCTCCGCCTCGTCTGA
- a CDS encoding RtcB family protein: protein MEKINARLLSWASILEQQTREQAVRTATMPFIHPHLALMPDAHLGLGATVGSVIPTLGAVMPAAVGVDIGCGMIAVRTQWHQDDLPRDRRPVREAIERAVPLSAGAANRAVTLEHTRSRLEVLTAAAQGAGFEPGAHAARWELQLGTLGSGNHFIEVSVDEEDRVWLFLHSGSRGVGNRIAQKHIAVARELCAKWWIPLPDKDLAYLVEGTDEFWAYIRQMRWAQDYALANRAEMMDRVVSCVAEWVGADVESTQEINCHHNYTESEKHFGRQVWVSRKGAINAEAGRPGLIPGSMGTASYVVSGRGNPVALHSAPHGAGREYSRTRARATFTREQLKAAMVGIEYRDTDAFIDEIPMAYKDIDQVMADAADLVEVRHVLRQIVNVKGD, encoded by the coding sequence ATGGAGAAGATCAACGCGAGGCTCCTCAGCTGGGCCTCGATCCTCGAGCAGCAGACCCGCGAGCAGGCGGTGCGGACGGCCACGATGCCGTTCATCCACCCCCACCTCGCCCTCATGCCCGACGCCCACCTCGGTCTCGGCGCGACGGTCGGGTCGGTCATCCCCACCCTCGGCGCCGTCATGCCGGCAGCCGTCGGTGTCGACATCGGGTGCGGCATGATCGCCGTGCGCACCCAGTGGCACCAGGACGACCTGCCCCGCGACCGGCGCCCCGTGCGCGAGGCCATCGAGCGGGCCGTGCCCCTCAGTGCCGGTGCGGCCAACCGCGCGGTCACGCTCGAGCACACACGGTCCAGGCTCGAGGTGCTCACCGCGGCCGCACAGGGAGCGGGCTTCGAGCCCGGCGCGCACGCCGCTCGCTGGGAGCTGCAGCTCGGCACCCTCGGCTCGGGCAACCACTTCATCGAGGTCTCGGTCGACGAGGAGGACCGGGTCTGGCTCTTCCTGCACTCGGGCTCGCGGGGCGTCGGCAACCGGATCGCGCAGAAGCACATCGCCGTCGCACGGGAGCTGTGTGCGAAGTGGTGGATCCCGTTGCCCGACAAGGATCTTGCCTACCTCGTCGAGGGCACGGACGAGTTCTGGGCCTACATCCGGCAGATGCGGTGGGCGCAGGACTACGCGCTCGCCAACCGTGCCGAGATGATGGACCGGGTCGTCTCGTGCGTCGCCGAGTGGGTGGGCGCCGACGTCGAGAGCACCCAGGAGATCAACTGCCACCACAACTACACCGAGTCGGAGAAGCACTTCGGCAGGCAGGTGTGGGTCTCGCGCAAGGGCGCGATCAACGCGGAGGCGGGGCGGCCCGGGCTCATCCCCGGGTCGATGGGCACGGCGTCATACGTCGTCTCGGGCCGAGGCAACCCGGTCGCGCTGCACTCGGCGCCGCACGGGGCGGGGCGGGAGTACTCCCGGACCAGGGCGCGCGCGACCTTCACGCGCGAGCAGCTGAAGGCGGCGATGGTGGGCATCGAGTACCGCGACACCGATGCCTTCATCGACGAGATCCCCATGGCCTACAAGGACATCGACCAGGTGATGGCCGACGCGGCGGACCTCGTCGAGGTGCGGCACGTGCTGCGGCAGATCGTCAACGTCAAGGGTGACTGA
- a CDS encoding fructosamine kinase family protein yields MPSPTFRKAGSAVPLGYFPWEAAGLRWLADAPGGAAVVEVLEVDDDHLELVRLATVAPTAAAADAFGPRLAATHLAGAPAHGSPPQGWPGDGWLGPLADPHPLLLRPVATWGEFFAEQRVRPLLDEGVRRGVYGTDDRRLFEALADRATDGAYDTGDSPSRLHGDLWAGNAMWTPDGIVLIDPAAHGGHREADLGMFTLFGAPHLERILAAYDEAAPLADGWRKRLHLHQVHPLMLHACLFGGSFVEQSREAARAWV; encoded by the coding sequence ATGCCGTCGCCCACCTTCCGCAAGGCTGGCTCGGCAGTGCCTCTGGGCTACTTCCCCTGGGAGGCCGCAGGACTGCGCTGGCTCGCCGACGCTCCTGGGGGCGCCGCCGTCGTGGAGGTGCTGGAGGTCGACGACGACCACCTCGAGCTCGTGCGGCTCGCGACCGTCGCCCCGACCGCGGCGGCGGCGGACGCCTTCGGGCCCCGCCTGGCAGCCACCCACCTCGCCGGTGCGCCGGCCCATGGCAGTCCCCCGCAGGGATGGCCCGGGGACGGCTGGCTGGGCCCGCTCGCCGATCCCCACCCCCTGCTCCTGCGGCCGGTCGCCACCTGGGGCGAGTTCTTCGCCGAGCAGCGCGTGCGCCCGCTGCTCGACGAAGGCGTGCGCCGCGGCGTCTACGGCACCGACGACCGCCGGCTCTTCGAGGCCCTCGCCGACCGGGCGACCGACGGCGCCTACGACACCGGAGACTCCCCGTCGCGGCTGCACGGCGACCTGTGGGCGGGCAATGCGATGTGGACCCCCGACGGCATCGTGCTGATCGACCCCGCCGCCCACGGTGGCCACCGGGAGGCCGATCTGGGCATGTTCACCCTCTTCGGGGCGCCCCACCTCGAGCGGATCCTCGCCGCCTACGACGAGGCCGCACCCCTGGCCGACGGCTGGCGCAAGCGCCTCCACCTGCACCAGGTGCACCCCCTGATGCTGCACGCGTGCCTCTTCGGCGGCTCGTTCGTCGAGCAGAGCCGAGAGGCGGCGCGCGCCTGGGTGTGA
- a CDS encoding glycogen debranching N-terminal domain-containing protein, producing the protein MSPSAAPHPALSPPAPSPGAPAGWEGTLVDGTRAVVSSPVGDIVPGTAHGLYADGRRLLDRLELQVGVGPLATTGSETIGAQAQYALVTGGDGVPVVEVERRRTLGAGPDTAHDALLTDHITLTSRAEHTVATWVRVVVAGDGLEAAAVREGLVANRPVRDGVPEATTSGRDCAVVLDDDGHRVQVSQHPAPLAVSAHDGAALIESDVVLRPEEPTTLVVTVTAERRQVSAFVADPGPSGVDWEAVGIAADDHRLVTVVGHALDDLRHLLVRDPLEPGDVVAVAASPWHQALDAREALWAARLTLPLGVELALGTLRALARRQVHLPQAHGSPHAPTHDVAGVTALWICLLGEARLWGLADHRVRELMPALQLAVTWIRHQLADGFLVDPPRGSDEGSDGGARVRLEVQTSAVEALLVAARVYDDLQVDGALELEAEAMALAERVREHFWSTSLAGRRLAAALDETGVPLDGSWSSLALTLGTGALDEAEAALVVEDLMIEALHDPLGIRVRGSEQVRPDETALVAWSLVRGGFVDEAALLARALVDASETFGHQWPEVFVGGGRWSTRAPRPRRGVPDGDGLGRLGRRVAGCPRADGGRDGGMGAGATADDGSLREGRRHRSPVPGAPVPRHHRRRRSRRRARAPLGRRPPSPPQRRSAALSPPL; encoded by the coding sequence GTGTCCCCGAGTGCTGCACCGCACCCTGCCCTCTCGCCTCCGGCTCCCTCGCCCGGCGCACCTGCGGGATGGGAGGGCACCCTCGTCGACGGGACGAGGGCGGTCGTCTCGAGCCCGGTGGGCGACATCGTCCCCGGCACGGCGCACGGGCTGTATGCCGACGGGCGCCGCCTGCTCGACCGGCTCGAGCTGCAGGTGGGCGTCGGACCGCTCGCCACGACGGGGAGCGAGACCATCGGTGCCCAGGCGCAGTACGCGCTCGTCACAGGCGGCGACGGGGTGCCCGTCGTGGAGGTGGAGCGACGCCGCACCCTGGGTGCCGGCCCCGACACGGCGCACGACGCGCTGCTGACCGACCACATCACCCTGACCTCGCGGGCGGAGCACACGGTGGCGACCTGGGTGCGGGTCGTCGTGGCGGGGGACGGGCTCGAGGCGGCTGCGGTAAGAGAGGGGCTGGTCGCCAACCGTCCTGTCCGTGACGGCGTCCCCGAGGCGACGACATCGGGACGGGACTGCGCGGTGGTGCTCGACGACGACGGCCACCGGGTGCAGGTCTCGCAGCACCCCGCGCCGCTGGCTGTCTCGGCGCACGACGGGGCTGCCCTGATCGAGAGCGACGTCGTGCTGAGGCCCGAAGAGCCCACCACCCTGGTCGTCACGGTCACGGCCGAGCGTCGCCAGGTGAGCGCCTTCGTCGCCGACCCGGGGCCGTCGGGGGTGGACTGGGAGGCGGTGGGTATCGCCGCGGACGACCACCGGCTCGTGACCGTCGTGGGACACGCACTGGACGACCTGCGCCACCTGCTGGTGCGAGACCCGCTCGAGCCCGGCGACGTCGTGGCGGTCGCCGCTTCCCCGTGGCACCAGGCTCTGGATGCGCGTGAGGCGCTGTGGGCGGCGCGGCTGACGCTTCCCCTGGGGGTCGAGCTCGCCCTCGGGACGCTGCGTGCGCTGGCCCGCCGCCAGGTGCACCTGCCGCAGGCGCACGGATCGCCGCACGCTCCCACCCACGACGTGGCCGGGGTGACCGCCCTGTGGATCTGTCTGCTCGGCGAGGCGAGGCTCTGGGGCCTGGCCGACCATCGCGTGCGCGAGCTGATGCCGGCCCTGCAGCTGGCGGTGACGTGGATCCGTCACCAGCTCGCCGACGGCTTCCTCGTCGACCCTCCCCGAGGCAGTGACGAAGGCAGCGACGGCGGGGCCCGCGTCCGGCTCGAGGTGCAGACGAGTGCGGTCGAGGCGCTGCTCGTCGCCGCCCGGGTCTATGACGACTTGCAGGTCGACGGTGCTCTCGAGCTGGAGGCGGAGGCCATGGCCCTCGCCGAGCGCGTGCGGGAGCACTTCTGGTCGACCTCGCTCGCCGGGCGCCGCCTCGCCGCCGCCCTCGACGAGACCGGCGTGCCCCTCGACGGCAGCTGGTCGTCGCTGGCCCTGACCCTCGGCACCGGTGCCCTGGACGAGGCGGAGGCCGCGCTGGTGGTCGAGGACCTCATGATCGAGGCGCTGCACGACCCGTTGGGGATCCGGGTGCGTGGGTCGGAGCAGGTCAGGCCCGACGAGACGGCTCTCGTCGCGTGGAGCCTCGTGCGCGGCGGGTTCGTCGACGAGGCCGCTCTCCTGGCTCGGGCTCTCGTCGACGCCTCGGAGACCTTCGGCCACCAGTGGCCGGAGGTCTTCGTCGGGGGGGGCCGATGGTCGACCCGCGCACCTCGTCCCCGGCGCGGCGTGCCCGACGGCGATGGCCTCGGCCGCCTCGGCCGTCGTGTTGCAGGTTGCCCTCGGGCTGACGGCGGACGCGACGGCGGGATGGGTGCGGGTGCAACCGCCGACGACGGCTCCCTTCGGGAAGGTCGACGTCACCGGAGTCCGGTTCCAGGGGCACCCGTTCCGCGTCACCATCGGCGCAGACGGTCACGTCGACGTGCACGGGCTCCCCTCGGACGTCGACCTCCATCACCCCCGCAGCGACGGTCTGCAGCACTGAGCCCACCCCTCTGA
- a CDS encoding YciI family protein, whose amino-acid sequence MTTYLIYFNQQWVGDHTQEWFGGRGPLARAVVTEMRQAGVHVFSGGLEEEDGPVYHADPTSGTVVVSDGPYVETTQFLGGFAVVDVADDEAATMWAAKVAQACGWPQEVRRFKP is encoded by the coding sequence ATGACGACGTACCTGATCTACTTCAACCAGCAGTGGGTGGGCGACCACACGCAGGAGTGGTTCGGCGGGCGCGGACCGCTCGCCCGCGCGGTGGTCACCGAGATGAGGCAGGCCGGGGTGCACGTCTTCTCCGGTGGGCTGGAGGAGGAAGACGGCCCGGTGTACCACGCCGACCCCACGAGCGGCACCGTGGTGGTCAGCGACGGGCCCTACGTCGAGACCACGCAGTTCCTGGGCGGGTTCGCCGTGGTCGACGTGGCCGATGACGAGGCCGCCACGATGTGGGCGGCCAAGGTCGCGCAGGCCTGTGGCTGGCCTCAGGAGGTGCGCCGCTTCAAGCCGTAG